In Luteolibacter sp. Y139, a genomic segment contains:
- the rpsH gene encoding 30S ribosomal protein S8: MAVLTDPISDFLTRFKNCCRAGNEQFLAPYSRIKADIAKVLQEEGYIWGFEVVTESGHPQLKVKARYVDGRPVLTDLKRVSKPGRRVYAGGQEMPRVLNGLGIAIVSTSKGVMTGASAKRSQLGGEVLAHVW, from the coding sequence ATGGCCGTTCTCACCGATCCAATTTCCGACTTCCTCACCCGCTTCAAGAACTGCTGCCGCGCTGGCAACGAGCAGTTTCTGGCTCCTTATTCCCGCATCAAGGCTGACATCGCCAAGGTGCTCCAGGAAGAAGGCTACATCTGGGGCTTCGAAGTCGTGACCGAATCCGGACACCCGCAGCTCAAGGTCAAGGCCCGCTACGTCGATGGCCGCCCGGTCCTCACCGACCTCAAGCGCGTCTCCAAGCCGGGCCGCCGCGTCTACGCCGGTGGTCAGGAAATGCCCCGCGTCCTCAACGGACTCGGTATCGCCATCGTCTCCACCTCCAAGGGTGTGATGACCGGTGCCTCCGCCAAGCGCAGCCAACTCGGCGGCGAAGTGCTCGCCCACGTCTGGTAA